A single genomic interval of Candidatus Zixiibacteriota bacterium harbors:
- a CDS encoding T9SS type A sorting domain-containing protein has translation MTHSIKHKLGALALLSLTLLPALAAADSTVVIARVAIGTGGSFAADGAHNITCVVGQFVAEPGGDGEYGCGGGFMGGGGPADPDPGCCRVRGDFNHDGSDPDISDLVELVAYMFTSGVAPECMEEADINGDGSEPDISDLVMLVSFMFTGGEAPLDCGQQAPLVKAAAISEESALKFTYDGEKTTIRLDSEVAIRGLQFDLLGDGALQVEKLIDDHVDMVAGFDEREVRIGILDLDGGELIASGEQVLLMLDGRYDVTSAMAVDAAGRAVYLSAVEEEALPDEYDLGDNYPNPFNPSTTIAFSLPKSSEVRLDVFNMLGQRVATIVNARLEAGKHEVTWGGKSDRGGTAASGVYFYRLTTTQFSDTKKMILLK, from the coding sequence ATGACACACTCAATAAAACACAAGTTAGGTGCCTTAGCGCTCTTGTCGCTGACACTACTGCCCGCACTTGCGGCAGCCGACAGCACGGTAGTAATCGCACGCGTTGCAATAGGAACCGGCGGCTCGTTCGCGGCCGACGGCGCGCACAACATCACCTGCGTGGTCGGACAGTTCGTGGCCGAGCCGGGCGGCGATGGTGAATACGGATGCGGCGGTGGTTTCATGGGTGGCGGCGGACCGGCTGACCCCGATCCAGGTTGCTGCCGGGTGCGTGGCGATTTCAACCATGACGGTTCCGACCCTGACATCTCCGATCTGGTTGAACTGGTCGCCTACATGTTCACCTCGGGCGTGGCCCCGGAATGTATGGAAGAGGCCGACATCAACGGCGATGGTTCCGAACCCGACATTTCCGACCTGGTCATGCTGGTCAGTTTCATGTTCACCGGTGGTGAAGCGCCGCTCGACTGCGGGCAGCAAGCGCCACTGGTGAAGGCGGCGGCGATTAGTGAAGAGAGCGCCCTTAAGTTCACCTACGATGGTGAAAAGACCACGATTCGTCTCGATTCCGAGGTTGCAATCCGTGGTCTGCAGTTTGATCTGCTCGGCGATGGCGCCCTGCAGGTTGAAAAACTGATCGACGATCATGTCGATATGGTGGCCGGTTTCGACGAACGTGAGGTGCGCATAGGTATCCTCGATCTCGACGGCGGTGAGTTGATAGCTTCCGGTGAGCAAGTCCTGCTAATGCTTGACGGTCGCTATGACGTAACCTCTGCCATGGCCGTGGATGCTGCAGGTCGAGCCGTCTATTTGAGCGCGGTTGAAGAAGAGGCGTTACCGGATGAATACGATCTGGGTGACAACTACCCCAACCCGTTCAACCCGTCGACGACGATTGCCTTCAGTTTGCCGAAGTCGTCCGAGGTTCGGCTGGATGTCTTCAACATGCTGGGTCAACGGGTGGCGACAATCGTCAACGCCCGTCTTGAAGCGGGTAAGCATGAGGTCACCTGGGGCGGCAAGAGCGACCGAGGTGGTACGGCGGCCAGTGGTGTTTACTTCTATCGTCTGACGACTACTCAGTTCAGCGATACCAA
- a CDS encoding C10 family peptidase, with protein MTLANIHKKLGRLVAGTTLALLIGSSAAQSAPVDESEAVALADAWYSAEIDANYTKLSKSECEERLAAISGRRVRYLVDEDALLDVYPADGKLMAYVVSYEPSGYVIVAGEDAIQPVVAFDVESEFKWDEDDNENNMMRFFVAPAVKRQIANKSQTVHENWSLLRSSMKGGARLDKAAGADDTEYYKWPSVLWGQGGFYDDLVVPQNGGAAVPTGCVATAMAIKMRFCEWPLEGTGSHSYTDNNGSIQFSHSVAYYTQEYPWENMPTSNLTAANTDVARLMYQAGVAVDMNYEVGGSGAFPTVDDLEDHFGYRGTIEVTADHDVYLEKCMKGMLPTLITSSNHMLVVDGYRSDVAPYFYINAGWSGSSNGWIGLYDLPSPSGSDITRTYAYCSPTGWEYIDGSYAGPTNIGTLPQPYDNFEAGYNAAPTEGGRLLVTAGTYELGSSMTLDKAIRIHALEGTVCIKK; from the coding sequence ATGACACTCGCAAACATACATAAGAAACTTGGCCGTCTCGTTGCAGGTACCACGCTCGCCCTTCTGATCGGCAGTTCCGCCGCCCAGTCCGCCCCGGTGGACGAAAGCGAAGCCGTCGCCCTGGCCGATGCCTGGTACTCAGCCGAGATCGACGCCAATTACACCAAGCTCTCGAAGTCCGAATGTGAAGAACGCCTGGCCGCCATTTCCGGCCGCCGGGTCCGCTACCTGGTCGATGAAGATGCTTTGCTTGATGTGTATCCCGCCGACGGCAAGCTGATGGCCTACGTCGTCAGCTATGAACCATCCGGCTACGTGATAGTTGCCGGTGAAGATGCTATCCAGCCGGTGGTCGCGTTCGATGTCGAATCCGAATTCAAATGGGATGAGGACGACAACGAAAACAACATGATGCGGTTCTTCGTAGCACCAGCAGTCAAGCGACAGATTGCAAACAAATCGCAAACGGTCCACGAGAATTGGTCACTCTTGCGTTCAAGCATGAAAGGTGGCGCCAGGCTGGACAAAGCGGCCGGCGCCGATGATACCGAATACTACAAGTGGCCGTCGGTGCTATGGGGGCAGGGTGGCTTCTATGACGATCTGGTGGTACCCCAAAACGGCGGCGCCGCTGTTCCGACCGGATGTGTTGCTACCGCTATGGCTATCAAGATGCGCTTCTGTGAATGGCCGCTTGAGGGTACCGGTTCTCACAGTTACACCGACAACAATGGCTCCATCCAGTTCAGTCATAGCGTCGCCTATTACACTCAGGAATATCCGTGGGAAAACATGCCTACCTCGAATCTGACGGCTGCCAACACCGATGTTGCCCGACTCATGTATCAGGCCGGGGTGGCCGTCGACATGAACTACGAAGTGGGCGGTTCGGGCGCCTTTCCCACCGTGGACGATCTCGAAGATCACTTCGGCTATCGAGGTACTATCGAGGTCACGGCGGATCACGACGTCTATCTGGAAAAATGCATGAAGGGAATGTTGCCGACATTGATCACCAGTTCCAATCACATGCTTGTTGTCGACGGTTACCGGTCCGATGTAGCGCCCTACTTCTATATCAATGCCGGCTGGTCCGGCTCAAGTAACGGTTGGATCGGTCTCTATGATCTTCCCTCACCCAGCGGATCAGACATCACGAGAACCTATGCCTATTGCAGTCCCACCGGTTGGGAATATATCGACGGCAGCTACGCTGGTCCGACAAATATCGGCACACTTCCGCAACCTTACGATAACTTCGAAGCTGGATACAACGCCGCTCCCACCGAAGGCGGGCGTCTGCTGGTTACAGCCGGTACCTATGAACTGGGCAGCAGTATGACTCTGGATAAAGCTATCAGAATCCACGCACTCGAAGGCACCGTCTGCATCAAGAAGTAG